A part of Salvelinus alpinus chromosome 5, SLU_Salpinus.1, whole genome shotgun sequence genomic DNA contains:
- the LOC139575709 gene encoding macrophage mannose receptor 1-like, whose translation MQRKNSFTGLLITALCAVNSGKLREYHYMPEEKTWSEAQQYCREHYTDLAFISNQEEVDQLLPISRGDWTWIGLHRDANDPTGWTWSGGENSAFRFWKSGEPNNAGGIEDCVMVQWDMRWMDSRCSRTLPFLCYKEKLILVQEMKTWEEALEYCRDQYTDLPSLLSKTEHLQAQSKMEGTQTDHVWTGLIFLAREWLWVNGDQLEYQAWTGGKLPHCPAQYLHCGTLTRDEEHWGTRNCEERMNFLCYRA comes from the coding sequence ATGCAGAGGAAGAATAGCTTCACTGGTCTCCTCATCACTGCCCTGTGTGCAGTGAACTCTGGTAAACTCAGAGAATATCACTATATGCCTGAAGAGAAGACCTGGTCAGAGGCTCAGCAGTACTGTCGTGAGCACTACACTGACCTGGCCTTCATCAGCAACCAGGAAGAAGTAGATCAGCTCCTTCCCATTTCAAGGGGTGATTGGACCTGGATTGGTTTGCACAGAGATGCTAACGACCCAACAGGATGGACATGGTCAGGAGGAGAGAACTCAGCATTTAGGTTTTGGAAGTCAGGAGAGCCAAACAATGCTGGTGGCATTGAGGACTGTGTCATGGTACAGTGGGATATGAGATGGATGGATTCACGTTGCTCCCGGACACTCCCCTTCTTATGCTACAAGGAGAAGCTGATCCTAGTTCAGGAGATGAAGACGTGGGAGGAGGCTCTGGAGTACTGCAGGGATCAATACACCGACCTCCCCAGCCTGCTCTCTAAGACTGAACATCTCCAGGCCCAGAGCAAGATGGAGGGCACACAGACGGACCATGTGTGGACGGGTCTGATCTTCCTGGCCAGAGAATGGCTGTGGGTGAACGGGGACCAGCTGGAGTACCAGGCCTGGACTGGCGGGAAGTTGCCCCACTGCCCCGCCCAATACCTCCACTGTGGGACCCTGACCAGGGATGAAGAGCACTGGGGAACCAGGAACTGTGAGGAGAGGATGAACTTCCTCTGCTACAGAGCGTGA
- the LOC139575710 gene encoding guanosine-3',5'-bis(diphosphate) 3'-pyrophosphohydrolase MESH1-like: protein MSSESVILLETVNFAAEKHRNQRRKDAEQTPLINHPIGVARILSHEGGITDIEVLQAALLHDTVEDTDTSIGELQAIFGQTVARIVQEVTDNKALPKQERKRQQVEHAPHSSHQAKLVKLADKLYNLRDLNRCTPTGWSAERVQEYFVWSAQVVRGLRGTNPALERHLEELFKQRGVEL from the exons ATGAGTTCAGAATCGGTTATTCTGTTGGAGACTGTCAACTTCGCTGCTGAAAAGCACCGCAATCAACGACGTAAAGACGCGGAACAAACGCCATTAATCAACCACCCAATTG GAGTGGCAAGGATCCTGAGCCATGAAGGTGGGATCACAGACATTGAAGTTCTGCAA GCAGCTTTGCTCCATGACACAGTGGAGGACACTGACACCAGCATAGGAGAGCTACAGGCCATCTTTGGGCAAACGGTGGCTCGAATCGTTCAGGAAGTGACAGACAACAAGGCGCTACCCAAGCAGGAGAGGAAGCGTCAGCAGGTGGAGCATGCACCTCACTCCAGCCACCAGGCCAAACTGGTCAAACTGGCTGACAAACTGTACAACCTGAGGGACCTGAACCGCTGCACACCCACAG GTTGGTCGGCAGAGCGTGTTCAGGAGTACTTTGTGTGGTCAGCCCAGGTAGTGAGAGGACTGAGGGGGACCAACCCAGCACTGGAGAGACACCTAGAGGAGCTCTTCAAGCAGAGGGGGGTTGAGCTTTGA